In Quercus robur chromosome 11, dhQueRobu3.1, whole genome shotgun sequence, the following proteins share a genomic window:
- the LOC126707472 gene encoding uncharacterized protein LOC126707472 encodes MDSLCAFSKVDYYPKIAEEIVIEAFRSVEPNPYPSLPPECLEDPPHPESMTFKYFLNHLPTDSEKIFWEFNPSSNEVLQFGPYFRRLFGEVAKLLYGHFEMGFFSGDLLNRLRIRRENLMVYHPFKMSKDCEDNLGRTRDLVHYRYMMASVVKKCLKPHDISKYFTLGFSELFLQRPVVKKFYMFQLFHPIIYNDWDKYKLIHALVDMRIQDKTHFYKSFGFQVQKYGYSNWWRKVENETPESMLGHVYSFEGRPFKNASDLPVYLRHLHSHYHGAILAINNAKKAAFNQEKDNIYDHNTAIEAEMAKFEDGDPRKETLGAEIRVQSEKPKLESLPLHSELEPIITERFPGVYSCMVDAIIRAFAVDANAEIPFRCSISELLFLKGPFGDNYAYKSIYFQDVSEKELKRPITKESSTEKG; translated from the exons ATGGACTCTCTATGTGCATTTTCCAAAGTCGACTACTATCCAAAAATTGCTGAAGAGATCGTGATAGAAGCCTTTCGAAGTGTTGAGCCTAATCCGTATCCATCACTGCCCCCAGAATGCTTAGAGGATCCACCACATCCTGAGTCtatg ACATTTAAATACTTTCTTAATCATCTTCCGACTGATTCTGAGAAAATTTTTTGGGAGTTCAATCCGAGTAGTAACGAAGTTCTACAATTTGGACCTTATTTCAGAAGATTGTTTGGGGAAGTTGCAAAATTATTATATGGCcattttgaaatgggttttttttcAGGGGATTTACTCAACCGTTTACGTATTCGGCGTGAGAATCTGATGGTTTATCATCCCTTTAAAATGTCTAAGGACTGTGAGGATAATCTTGGGAGAACGAGGGATTTAGTTCATTACAGGTACATGATGGCTTCTGTGGTAAAGAAGTGTCTGAAACCACATGATATATCAAAATACTTCACCCTCGGTTTCTCTGAGCTGTTTCTTCAACGTCCAGTGGTAAAGAAGTTTTACATGTTCCAACTGTTTCATCCTATTATCTACAACGATTGGGACAAGTACAAACTCATCCACGCACTTGTGGATATGCGGATACAGGACAAAACCCATTTCTATAAATCCTTCGGATTTCAAGTTCAGAAATATGGGTATTCAAATTGGTGGAGAAAGGTTGAGAATGAAACTCCTGAGTCAATGCTGGGACACGTATATAGCTTTGAAGGACGTCCTTTTAAGAATGCCAGTGATTTGCCAGTATACCTTAGGCATTTACATTCACACTATCATGGAGCTATACTGGCAATCAACAATGCAAAAAAGGCTGCCTTCAATCAGGAGAAGGACAATATTTATGATCATAACACTGCTATTGAAGCTGAAATGGCTAAATTTGAAGATGGTGATCCCCGTAAGGAAACATTGGGAGCTGAG attagAGTACAGTCAGAGAAACCCAAACTGGAATCCCTACCCCTGCATTCAGAACTTGAACCAATTATTACAGAAAGATTTCCTGGTGTTTATTCTTGCATGGTTGATGCCATTATCAGGGCTTTTGCAGTAGATGCAAATGCCGAAATTCCTTTTCGCTGTAGCATTTCTGAGTTGTTGTTTTTGAAGGGACCATTTGGTGATAATTATGCCTACAA GAGCATTTATTTTCAAGACGTGTCAGAAAAAGAGTTGAAAAGACCAATCACGAAAGAAAG CTCAACAGAGAAAGGGTAG